One window from the genome of Helicobacter pylori encodes:
- the rnc gene encoding ribonuclease III — protein sequence MKNKRSQNSPYVTPNNPYTTLEKALGYSFKDKRLLEQALTHKSCKLALNNERLEFLGDAVLGLVIGELLYHKFYQYDEGKLSKLRASIVSAHGFTKLAKAIALQDYLRVSSSEEISKGREKPSILSSAFEALMAGVYLEAGLAKVRKIIQNLLNRAYKRLDLEHLFMDYKTALQELTQAQFCVIPSYQLLQEKGPDHHKEFEMALYIQDKMYATAKGKSKKEAEQQCAYYALQKLKEAK from the coding sequence ATGAAAAACAAACGCTCTCAAAATAGCCCTTATGTAACGCCTAATAACCCTTATACAACGCTAGAAAAAGCTTTAGGGTATTCTTTTAAAGACAAGCGTTTATTGGAACAAGCCTTAACGCATAAATCATGCAAGCTCGCTTTGAACAATGAGCGCTTGGAATTTTTGGGCGATGCGGTGTTGGGCTTGGTGATAGGGGAGTTGCTATACCATAAATTCTACCAATACGATGAGGGCAAACTCTCTAAATTAAGGGCTTCTATTGTGAGTGCGCATGGTTTCACTAAATTAGCGAAAGCGATCGCTTTACAAGATTATTTGCGCGTTTCTTCTTCTGAAGAAATTTCTAAGGGGAGAGAAAAACCCTCTATTTTATCAAGCGCTTTTGAGGCTTTAATGGCCGGGGTGTATTTAGAAGCAGGGTTAGCTAAGGTGCGTAAAATCATACAGAATTTACTCAATCGCGCTTACAAGCGTTTGGATTTGGAGCATTTGTTTATGGACTATAAAACCGCTTTACAGGAATTGACCCAAGCGCAATTTTGCGTGATCCCTTCGTACCAATTACTCCAAGAAAAAGGCCCCGATCACCATAAAGAATTTGAAATGGCTCTATACATTCAAGATAAAATGTATGCGACCGCTAAAGGCAAAAGCAAAAAAGAAGCCGAACAGCAATGCGCTTATTATGCGCTTCAAAAACTGAAGGAAGCCAAATGA
- the aroC gene encoding chorismate synthase gives MNTLGRFLRLTTFGESHGDVIGGVLDGMPSGIKIDYDLLENEMKRRQGGRNVFITPRKEDDKVEITSGVFEGFSTGTPIGFLIHNQRARSKDYNNIKNLFRPSHADFTYFHKYGIRDFRGGGRSSARESAIRVAAGAFAKMLLREIGIVCESGIIKIGGIEAKNYDFNHALKSEIFALDEEQEEAQKTAIQNAIKNHDSIGGVALIRARSAKTNQKLPIGLGQGLYAKLDAKIAEAMMGLNGVKAVEIGKGVESSLLKGSEYNDLMNQKGFLSNHSGGVLGGMSNGEEIIVRVHFKPTPSIFQPQQTIDINNNECECLLKGRHDPCIAIRGSVVCESLLALVLADMVLLNLTSKIEYLKTIYNEN, from the coding sequence ATGAACACTTTGGGGCGTTTTTTAAGACTCACGACTTTTGGGGAATCGCATGGGGATGTGATAGGGGGGGTATTAGACGGCATGCCTAGCGGGATTAAAATAGACTATGACTTATTAGAAAATGAAATGAAGCGCCGCCAAGGGGGGAGGAATGTTTTCATTACGCCACGAAAAGAGGACGATAAAGTGGAAATAACAAGCGGGGTTTTTGAAGGTTTTAGCACAGGGACGCCCATAGGGTTTTTAATCCACAACCAAAGGGCTAGGAGTAAGGATTATAATAACATTAAAAACCTTTTTAGGCCTAGCCATGCGGATTTCACTTATTTCCATAAATACGGCATTAGGGATTTTAGGGGTGGGGGGAGGAGTTCGGCTAGAGAGAGCGCTATAAGAGTGGCTGCTGGGGCGTTTGCTAAAATGCTTTTGAGAGAAATTGGTATTGTTTGTGAAAGCGGGATTATTAAAATTGGGGGCATTGAAGCCAAAAATTACGATTTTAATCACGCCTTAAAAAGCGAGATTTTTGCCTTAGATGAAGAACAAGAAGAAGCGCAAAAAACAGCCATTCAAAACGCTATCAAAAACCACGATAGCATTGGGGGTGTGGCTTTGATTAGAGCGAGGAGCGCAAAAACTAATCAAAAGCTCCCCATTGGCTTGGGTCAAGGGCTATACGCTAAATTAGACGCTAAAATCGCTGAAGCGATGATGGGGCTTAATGGGGTGAAAGCGGTTGAAATAGGCAAAGGGGTAGAAAGCTCTTTACTAAAAGGCTCAGAGTATAACGATTTAATGAATCAAAAAGGGTTTTTGAGCAATCATAGTGGGGGGGTTTTAGGGGGCATGAGCAATGGGGAAGAAATTATTGTTAGAGTGCATTTCAAACCCACGCCAAGCATTTTCCAACCTCAACAAACCATAGACATCAATAATAACGAATGCGAATGCTTGTTAAAGGGTAGGCATGATCCTTGCATTGCGATTAGAGGGAGTGTGGTGTGCGAGAGTTTGTTAGCGTTGGTGTTAGCCGATATGGTATTACTCAATTTGACTTCAAAAATAGAGTATTTAAAAACGATTTATAATGAGAATTAA
- a CDS encoding DUF2603 domain-containing protein — MEKLPKKRVSKTKSQKLIHSLTTQKNRAFLKKISANEMLLELEKGAFKKNEAYFISDEEDKNYVLVPDNVISLLAENARKAFEARLRAELERDIITQAPIDFEDVREVSLQLLENLRQKDGNLPNINTLNFVKQIKKEHPNLFFNFDNMFKQPPFNENNFENFDNSDEENF, encoded by the coding sequence ATGGAAAAATTACCTAAAAAACGAGTTTCTAAAACCAAATCACAAAAACTTATCCATAGCTTAACCACCCAAAAAAACAGAGCCTTTCTCAAAAAAATCAGTGCTAATGAAATGCTTTTAGAGTTAGAAAAAGGGGCGTTTAAAAAAAATGAAGCTTATTTTATTTCTGATGAAGAAGATAAAAATTACGTTTTAGTGCCGGACAATGTGATCTCTCTTTTAGCAGAAAACGCCAGAAAGGCTTTTGAAGCCAGGCTCAGGGCGGAATTAGAAAGGGATATTATCACCCAAGCGCCGATTGATTTTGAAGACGTGCGCGAAGTTTCTTTGCAATTGTTAGAAAATTTACGCCAAAAAGACGGGAATTTGCCCAATATCAACACCTTAAATTTTGTCAAACAAATCAAAAAAGAACACCCTAATTTATTCTTTAATTTTGACAACATGTTCAAACAACCCCCTTTTAATGAAAATAATTTTGAAAATTTTGACAACAGCGATGAGGAAAATTTTTAA
- the hemN gene encoding oxygen-independent coproporphyrinogen III oxidase — translation MQTIDFEKFSQYSKPGPRYTSYPTAVEFNENFNEESLKTAFFNHDNLKNPMPLSLYTHLPFCRSACYFCACSVIYTSLEEKKVRYISYLKKELALLKNAMDTNREVAQFHYGGGTPTFFSPIQLDEITQSIQEVFPNFSKDIEMSCEIDPRHFTKEHMQTLFDRGFNRLSFGVQDFDLEVQKAIHRIQPFEMVQESVKLARDYGIKSINFDLIYGLPNQTKEGFLKTLEWVLKLDPDRLAVFNYAHVPWVKKTMRKIDETLLPSPRDKLEILEALISFLEKANYQMIGMDHFAKSDNELYLALQKAELRRNFQGYTTKKFTQTIGIGVTSIGEGSDYYTQNYKDLHHYEKALDLGHLPVERGVVLSQEDVLRKEVIMQMMSNLKLDYSKIEEKFSVDFKAHFKKELEKLKPYEEAGLLSFNSKGFEMTRTGGMLVRNMAMEFDAYLRGGEKHFSKTL, via the coding sequence ATGCAAACCATTGATTTTGAAAAATTTTCACAATACTCCAAGCCCGGCCCACGATACACCAGCTACCCAACAGCGGTGGAGTTTAACGAAAATTTTAATGAAGAGAGCTTGAAAACGGCGTTTTTTAACCATGACAACCTCAAAAACCCCATGCCTTTATCGCTTTATACCCATTTGCCCTTTTGCAGGAGCGCGTGTTATTTTTGCGCTTGTTCAGTCATTTACACCAGTTTAGAAGAGAAAAAAGTCCGCTATATCAGCTACCTTAAAAAAGAACTCGCCCTTTTAAAAAACGCCATGGATACCAACAGAGAAGTGGCGCAATTCCACTATGGAGGCGGCACGCCGACCTTTTTTTCACCCATTCAATTAGATGAGATCACCCAAAGCATTCAAGAAGTTTTCCCCAATTTCAGCAAAGATATTGAAATGAGTTGTGAGATTGACCCTAGGCATTTCACTAAAGAACACATGCAAACCTTGTTTGATAGGGGGTTTAACCGCTTGAGTTTTGGAGTTCAGGATTTTGATTTGGAAGTTCAAAAAGCCATTCATAGAATCCAGCCTTTTGAAATGGTTCAAGAATCCGTGAAGCTCGCTAGAGATTACGGCATCAAATCCATTAATTTTGATTTAATTTATGGCTTACCCAACCAGACTAAAGAGGGTTTTTTAAAAACTTTGGAATGGGTTTTGAAACTGGATCCGGACCGGTTAGCGGTGTTTAATTACGCACATGTGCCTTGGGTGAAAAAAACGATGCGTAAAATTGATGAAACCTTATTGCCAAGCCCTAGAGACAAACTAGAGATTTTAGAAGCTCTGATTAGCTTTTTAGAAAAAGCCAATTATCAAATGATAGGCATGGATCATTTCGCTAAAAGCGATAATGAATTGTATCTAGCCCTTCAAAAAGCGGAATTGCGCCGTAATTTTCAAGGCTATACCACGAAAAAATTCACTCAAACCATTGGCATTGGCGTTACAAGCATTGGCGAAGGGAGCGATTATTACACGCAAAATTATAAGGATTTGCACCACTATGAAAAAGCCCTTGATTTGGGGCATTTACCGGTAGAAAGGGGTGTAGTGCTCAGCCAAGAAGATGTGTTAAGAAAGGAAGTCATCATGCAGATGATGAGCAATTTAAAATTGGATTACTCTAAGATTGAAGAAAAATTTTCTGTTGATTTTAAAGCGCATTTTAAAAAAGAATTAGAAAAATTAAAGCCTTATGAAGAAGCGGGCCTGCTTTCATTCAATTCTAAAGGCTTTGAGATGACGAGAACAGGGGGCATGCTCGTAAGAAACATGGCCATGGAGTTTGACGCGTATTTGCGTGGGGGCGAAAAACATTTCAGTAAAACGCTATGA
- a CDS encoding (Fe-S)-binding protein → MNENINENIFEEVGDACVKCAKCVPGCTIYRIHKDEATSPRGFLDLMRLNAQNKLQLDANLKHLLETCFLCTACVEICPFHLPIDTLIEKAREKIAQKHGIAWYKKSYFSLLKNRKKMDRVFSTAHFLAPCIFKQVGDSLEPRAVFKGLFKRFKKSALPPLNQKSFLQKHAEVKPLENPIQKVAIFIGCLSNYHYQQVGESLLYILEKLNIQAIIPKQECCSAPAYFTGDKDTTLFLVKKNIEWFESYLDEVDAIIVPEATCASMLINDYYKVFLGEKDKDLYVKRLEKITPKIYLASVFLEKHTPLKHLLEKIPKGKKETITYHNPCHAKKTLNAHKEVRNLLNSHYEIKEMPDNCCGFGGITMQTEKAGFSLKVGLLRAKEIMDTKAEILSAECGACHMQLNNALKSLDDPNTPQFSHPLELIAKALKSAE, encoded by the coding sequence ATGAATGAGAATATTAATGAAAATATTTTTGAAGAAGTAGGGGACGCTTGCGTTAAATGCGCTAAATGCGTGCCAGGCTGCACCATATACCGCATCCATAAAGACGAGGCGACTTCGCCTAGGGGCTTTTTAGATTTGATGCGCCTAAACGCTCAAAACAAGCTCCAATTAGACGCAAATTTAAAACACCTTTTAGAAACTTGCTTTTTATGCACCGCTTGTGTGGAAATTTGCCCTTTTCATTTGCCCATAGACACTTTAATAGAAAAAGCCAGAGAAAAAATCGCTCAAAAGCATGGCATCGCTTGGTATAAAAAGTCCTATTTTTCCCTTTTAAAAAACCGCAAAAAAATGGATAGGGTGTTTTCAACTGCGCATTTTTTAGCCCCTTGTATCTTCAAGCAAGTGGGGGATAGTTTAGAGCCTAGGGCGGTGTTTAAAGGCTTGTTCAAACGCTTTAAAAAAAGCGCTCTGCCTCCCTTAAATCAAAAAAGTTTTTTACAAAAGCATGCAGAGGTTAAGCCTTTAGAAAACCCCATTCAAAAAGTGGCGATTTTTATAGGGTGCTTGAGCAATTACCATTACCAGCAAGTGGGGGAAAGCTTGTTGTATATTTTAGAAAAACTCAACATTCAAGCGATCATCCCTAAGCAAGAATGCTGCTCAGCGCCTGCGTATTTTACCGGCGATAAAGACACCACGCTTTTTTTAGTGAAAAAAAACATAGAATGGTTTGAAAGCTATTTAGATGAAGTGGATGCAATCATTGTGCCTGAAGCCACATGCGCTAGCATGCTCATCAACGATTATTACAAGGTTTTTTTAGGCGAAAAAGATAAGGATTTGTATGTGAAGCGCTTGGAAAAAATCACGCCTAAAATCTATCTGGCGAGCGTGTTTTTAGAGAAACACACCCCTTTAAAACATCTTTTAGAAAAAATCCCTAAGGGAAAAAAAGAGACTATCACCTATCATAACCCTTGCCATGCCAAAAAAACCCTAAACGCTCATAAAGAAGTGCGCAACTTGCTCAATTCGCATTATGAAATTAAAGAAATGCCGGATAATTGTTGCGGTTTTGGGGGGATTACGATGCAAACAGAAAAGGCGGGATTTTCTTTAAAAGTAGGGCTTCTTAGGGCTAAAGAAATCATGGACACTAAAGCTGAAATTTTAAGCGCTGAATGCGGGGCATGCCACATGCAATTAAATAACGCCTTAAAGTCTTTAGACGACCCTAACACCCCGCAATTTTCGCACCCTTTAGAACTCATCGCTAAAGCTTTAAAAAGCGCTGAATAA
- a CDS encoding DEAD/DEAH box helicase gives MSEISTYKLIKQKLHAIPNLRHKGSLFEKISKQFLQEHDSANEYESIQLWSDWELRGNESDRGIDMVITTTSKEYIAVQCKFHQDSVSLNDLSTFLSKLQSGVKEVSFKKGIIISTSNLTSAALNEIEQIRRSKGIDIVEIAEEDFIYSQIDWEKFDPMQTQGELPLCDKKKPRPHQIEAIKATKEYFSDPKNTRGKLIMACGTGKTYTSLKIMEALDPKITLFLAPSIALLSQTFREYAQEKSEPFYASIVCSDDKVGQSKNEDNDDIKFSELPLKPSTRLEDILSTYEKAQKENKRFIIFSTYQSALRIKEAQEAGLNGIDLIICDEAHRTVGAMYSSNERDDKNAFTLCHSDENIKAKKRLYMTATPKVYSESSKAKAKESDNVIYSMDDADTFGEEIYTLNFERAIALDLLTDYKVIILAVRKENLSGVTNSVNKKISQLKAKGTKLDKKLINNEFVCKIVGTHKGLAKQDLIALDDENKENNDLKNKADTFISQRAINFCKSIQTSKNIKDSFETIMECYDEELKKKSFKNLKISIDHIDGTMNCKERLEKLENLNQFEPNTCKVLSNARCLSEGVDVPALDSIVFFDGKSAMVDIIQAVGRVMRKAKHKKRGYIILPIALEESEIKNLDEAVNNTNFKNIWKVIKALRSHDSSLVDEATFKEKIKIFGSDDGKKQNDEKTLFDAIFLQDLADAVYNVMPTKLGDRNYWENFTKKTGNIARTLNNRLKIIFEKNPEIFDNFLTSLRGNIHQNIKEEEALDMITSHVITKPIFDALFGDNIKNPIAKALDKMVLKLSSLGLEGETKDLKNLYESVKTEAMRAKSQKSQQELIKNLYNTFFKEAFRKQSEKLGIVYTPIEVVDFILRATNGILKKHFNTDFNDQNITIFDPFTGTGSFIARLLSKENALISDEALKEKFQKGLFAFDIVLLSYYIALINITQAAQNRDSSLTNFKNIALTDSLDYLEEKSAKGVIPGFEDLKENKEIKSTIEKQNIRVIIGNPPYSAGAKSENDNNQNLSHPKLEKRVTEKYGKNSTAKVGKTTQDTLIQSIRMASDVIKDKGVVGFVVNGSFIDSKSADGFRKCVAQEFAHLYALNLRGNARTSGEKRKKEGDGIFDSGSRATIAIVFFVKDKSVNNNTIHYYEVEDYLKREEKLNLLAGFENLESVPFKEITPNAKGDWINQRNDGFEKLIPLKRDKKSKIFDTIFDLNSSGVVSGRDPWVYNFSPNALMHSVQNCIDAYNADLKRFNEVFREAFKQRAKGVKADKLHKHLNDKEITTDKTKIAWTRSLKKGFIKNKNLPESGMERARLALYRPFNKQWLYFDKNLNEEQSQLPKIFPDKSAQNVVINTTIRNFSALVSDFISNCDLISHNQAYPLYYYDGLGNRHYAISGYALNLFRKHYEDNSIAEEEIFYYIYAIFHHKGYLEKYKNSLAKEAPRIGLSEDFKELSILGKELAELHLNYESGEMHESVAYNLLENAGMEGYYDVVQMKKDKKGDRIQYNHHITITKIPQKAFDYVVNGRSAIDWVIERYSITKDKDSLIGNNPNDYAGGQYVFELLCRVIKLSEKSVDLIEKISMKRFE, from the coding sequence ATGTCAGAAATCAGCACCTACAAACTCATCAAACAAAAACTGCACGCCATACCTAACCTTCGCCATAAAGGGAGCTTGTTTGAAAAAATTTCTAAGCAATTTTTACAAGAGCATGACAGCGCTAACGAATACGAGTCTATTCAGCTTTGGAGCGATTGGGAATTAAGGGGGAATGAGAGCGATCGTGGGATTGATATGGTGATTACAACGACTTCAAAAGAATACATCGCCGTGCAATGCAAATTCCACCAAGACAGCGTCTCATTGAACGACCTTTCAACTTTTTTATCCAAATTACAAAGCGGGGTAAAAGAGGTTAGTTTTAAAAAAGGGATCATCATCTCCACTTCTAATTTAACCTCAGCCGCTCTTAACGAAATTGAACAAATCAGAAGAAGCAAAGGGATTGATATTGTTGAAATCGCTGAAGAGGATTTTATCTATTCTCAGATTGATTGGGAAAAGTTTGATCCTATGCAAACTCAAGGCGAACTCCCCTTATGCGATAAGAAAAAGCCACGCCCTCACCAAATAGAAGCGATAAAAGCCACCAAAGAGTATTTTTCTGACCCTAAAAACACTAGAGGCAAGCTCATTATGGCATGCGGGACAGGCAAAACCTACACTTCTTTAAAAATCATGGAAGCTTTAGATCCCAAAATCACGCTTTTTTTAGCGCCAAGCATCGCTTTGCTTTCTCAAACTTTTAGAGAATACGCGCAAGAAAAAAGCGAGCCTTTTTACGCTTCTATCGTGTGCAGCGATGATAAAGTCGGGCAAAGTAAGAATGAAGACAATGACGATATTAAATTTTCTGAGCTCCCTTTAAAGCCCTCCACTCGCCTTGAAGACATTTTAAGCACTTATGAAAAAGCGCAAAAAGAAAACAAGCGCTTCATTATCTTTTCAACTTATCAAAGCGCGTTGCGTATTAAAGAAGCGCAAGAAGCGGGTTTGAATGGAATCGATCTCATTATTTGCGATGAAGCCCACAGAACGGTAGGGGCTATGTATTCTAGTAATGAAAGGGACGATAAAAACGCTTTCACGCTTTGCCACAGCGATGAAAATATCAAGGCTAAAAAACGCCTGTATATGACCGCCACGCCTAAAGTGTATAGCGAAAGTTCCAAAGCTAAAGCCAAAGAGAGCGATAACGTTATCTATTCAATGGATGATGCGGATACTTTTGGCGAAGAAATCTATACGCTCAATTTTGAAAGAGCGATCGCTTTGGATCTCCTAACCGATTATAAAGTCATCATTTTAGCGGTGCGAAAAGAAAATTTAAGCGGCGTTACTAACAGCGTGAATAAGAAAATCAGCCAGCTCAAAGCCAAAGGCACTAAGTTGGATAAAAAGCTCATCAATAACGAATTTGTGTGCAAGATCGTTGGCACGCATAAAGGGTTAGCCAAACAGGATTTGATCGCTTTAGACGATGAAAACAAAGAAAACAACGACTTGAAAAACAAAGCAGACACCTTTATTTCTCAAAGAGCCATAAACTTTTGTAAAAGCATACAAACGAGCAAGAACATTAAAGACTCCTTTGAAACGATCATGGAATGCTATGATGAAGAGTTGAAGAAAAAGAGTTTTAAAAACCTAAAAATCAGCATCGATCACATTGATGGCACCATGAATTGTAAGGAGAGGCTTGAAAAATTAGAAAACTTGAACCAATTCGAGCCTAACACTTGCAAGGTTTTAAGTAATGCTAGGTGTTTGAGCGAAGGGGTGGATGTCCCAGCACTAGATAGCATCGTCTTTTTTGATGGCAAAAGCGCGATGGTGGATATTATCCAAGCGGTGGGTAGGGTGATGCGCAAAGCCAAACACAAGAAAAGAGGCTATATCATTTTGCCTATCGCTTTAGAAGAGAGCGAGATTAAAAACTTAGATGAAGCCGTCAATAACACCAATTTCAAAAACATTTGGAAAGTGATAAAAGCCTTAAGAAGCCATGATTCAAGCCTGGTTGATGAAGCCACTTTTAAAGAAAAAATCAAAATCTTCGGGAGTGATGATGGCAAAAAGCAAAACGATGAAAAAACCCTTTTTGACGCTATCTTTTTGCAAGATCTAGCGGACGCTGTGTATAACGTCATGCCCACTAAATTAGGGGATAGGAATTATTGGGAAAATTTCACCAAAAAAACGGGCAACATCGCAAGGACCTTGAACAACCGCTTGAAAATTATTTTTGAAAAAAACCCTGAAATTTTTGACAACTTTTTAACTTCGTTAAGAGGCAATATCCATCAAAACATCAAAGAAGAGGAAGCCTTGGACATGATCACTTCTCACGTCATCACTAAGCCCATTTTTGATGCACTTTTTGGGGACAATATTAAAAACCCTATCGCAAAAGCCTTGGATAAAATGGTTTTAAAACTCTCTAGCTTGGGATTAGAAGGAGAAACTAAAGATCTTAAAAACCTCTATGAAAGCGTGAAAACAGAAGCCATGCGCGCCAAAAGCCAAAAAAGCCAACAAGAACTCATTAAAAACCTCTACAACACTTTCTTTAAAGAAGCCTTTAGAAAGCAAAGCGAAAAACTAGGGATCGTTTATACGCCTATAGAGGTGGTGGATTTCATTTTAAGAGCCACTAACGGCATTTTGAAAAAGCATTTCAACACGGATTTTAACGATCAAAACATCACGATTTTTGACCCATTCACGGGCACCGGGAGTTTTATCGCCCGTTTGCTTTCTAAAGAAAACGCGCTCATTAGCGACGAAGCCTTAAAAGAGAAGTTTCAAAAAGGTTTGTTCGCTTTTGACATCGTGCTTTTATCTTATTACATCGCTTTAATCAATATCACCCAAGCCGCGCAAAATAGGGACAGCTCGTTAACAAATTTCAAAAACATCGCGCTCACGGACAGCCTGGATTATTTAGAAGAAAAAAGCGCTAAGGGGGTAATCCCTGGCTTTGAAGATTTGAAAGAAAACAAAGAAATCAAATCCACTATAGAAAAACAAAACATTAGAGTCATCATCGGCAACCCGCCTTATTCAGCCGGCGCAAAAAGCGAAAACGACAACAACCAAAACCTTTCACACCCCAAGCTTGAAAAAAGGGTTACTGAAAAATACGGCAAAAATTCCACCGCCAAAGTGGGGAAAACCACACAAGACACGCTCATCCAGTCAATACGCATGGCGAGCGATGTTATTAAAGATAAGGGGGTGGTAGGCTTTGTGGTGAACGGGAGTTTTATTGACTCTAAAAGCGCGGATGGGTTTAGGAAATGCGTGGCGCAAGAATTTGCACATCTTTATGCGCTGAATTTAAGGGGGAATGCTAGGACTTCAGGGGAGAAGAGAAAAAAAGAAGGCGATGGAATTTTTGATAGCGGATCCAGGGCGACGATAGCGATCGTCTTTTTTGTGAAAGACAAGAGCGTAAACAACAATACAATCCATTACTATGAAGTGGAGGATTATTTGAAAAGAGAAGAAAAACTCAACTTGCTCGCGGGTTTTGAAAATTTAGAATCTGTGCCTTTTAAGGAAATCACCCCAAATGCTAAAGGCGATTGGATCAACCAAAGGAATGACGGCTTTGAAAAACTCATCCCCTTAAAAAGAGACAAAAAATCAAAAATATTTGATACTATTTTTGATTTAAATTCTAGCGGCGTGGTGAGCGGGCGTGATCCTTGGGTGTATAACTTTTCTCCAAACGCTTTAATGCATTCGGTGCAAAACTGCATTGACGCTTATAACGCTGATTTGAAGCGCTTCAATGAGGTTTTTAGGGAAGCCTTCAAACAACGCGCTAAAGGCGTCAAAGCAGACAAACTCCATAAACACCTTAATGATAAAGAAATCACCACCGATAAAACGAAAATCGCTTGGACTCGTAGTTTGAAAAAAGGATTTATTAAAAATAAAAACCTGCCAGAAAGCGGCATGGAGCGTGCAAGGTTAGCCTTGTACCGCCCTTTTAACAAACAATGGCTTTATTTTGATAAAAATTTAAACGAAGAACAATCCCAATTGCCAAAAATTTTCCCGGATAAAAGCGCTCAGAATGTGGTGATTAATACCACAATAAGGAATTTTAGCGCTCTTGTAAGCGATTTTATTTCTAATTGTGATTTGATCTCGCACAATCAAGCTTACCCTTTGTATTATTACGATGGTTTGGGGAATCGCCATTATGCGATCAGCGGCTATGCGCTCAATTTGTTCCGGAAACATTATGAAGATAACTCTATCGCTGAAGAAGAGATTTTTTATTACATTTATGCGATTTTCCACCATAAAGGCTATTTGGAAAAATACAAAAATTCCCTCGCTAAAGAAGCGCCGCGCATCGGTTTGAGTGAGGATTTTAAAGAACTCTCTATTCTTGGTAAAGAATTAGCCGAATTGCACCTTAACTATGAGAGTGGGGAAATGCACGAGAGCGTTGCATACAACTTATTAGAGAACGCCGGAATGGAGGGCTATTATGATGTGGTTCAAATGAAAAAGGATAAAAAAGGGGATCGCATCCAATACAATCACCATATCACCATCACTAAAATCCCACAAAAAGCCTTTGACTATGTGGTGAATGGTAGAAGTGCGATTGACTGGGTGATCGAACGCTATTCAATCACTAAAGATAAAGACAGCTTGATTGGAAACAACCCGAACGATTACGCCGGCGGCCAATACGTTTTTGAACTCCTTTGTAGGGTCATCAAACTTTCTGAAAAAAGCGTGGATTTGATTGAAAAGATCAGCATGAAGAGGTTTGAGTGA
- a CDS encoding outer membrane protein — MKKFVVFKTLCLSVVLGNSLLAAEGSTEVQKQLEKPKEYKAVKGEKNAWYLGISYQVGQASQSVKNPPKSSEFNYPKFPVGKTDYLAVMQGLGLTVGYKQFFGEKRWFGARYYGFMDYGHAVFGANALTSDNGGACELHQPCATKVGTMGNLSDMFTYGVGIDTLYNVINKEDASFGFFFGAQIAGNSWGNTTGAFLETKSPYKHTSYSLDPAIFQFLFNLGIRTHIGRHQEFDFGVKIPTINVYYFNHGNLSFTYRRQYSLYVGYRYNF; from the coding sequence ATGAAAAAGTTTGTAGTGTTTAAAACGCTCTGTTTATCGGTAGTGTTAGGTAATAGTCTTTTGGCAGCAGAAGGTAGCACAGAAGTGCAAAAGCAATTGGAAAAGCCAAAAGAGTATAAAGCAGTGAAAGGCGAGAAAAACGCTTGGTATTTGGGGATTAGCTATCAAGTCGGTCAGGCTTCGCAAAGCGTTAAAAACCCCCCTAAAAGCAGTGAATTTAACTATCCTAAGTTCCCTGTGGGTAAAACCGACTACCTAGCCGTTATGCAAGGCTTAGGGCTTACTGTGGGTTATAAGCAGTTTTTTGGGGAAAAGAGATGGTTTGGTGCCCGTTATTACGGCTTTATGGATTATGGGCATGCCGTGTTTGGAGCGAACGCTTTGACATCAGATAATGGTGGGGCGTGTGAGCTTCACCAACCATGTGCGACCAAAGTAGGGACAATGGGCAATCTGTCTGACATGTTCACTTATGGTGTGGGTATTGACACTTTATATAATGTCATTAATAAAGAAGATGCGAGTTTTGGTTTCTTTTTTGGGGCTCAAATCGCGGGCAACTCTTGGGGTAATACGACAGGGGCCTTTTTGGAAACTAAAAGCCCTTATAAGCACACCTCCTATAGCCTTGATCCGGCGATTTTCCAGTTCCTTTTTAATTTAGGGATTCGCACCCATATTGGCCGGCATCAAGAATTTGACTTTGGCGTGAAAATTCCTACTATCAATGTTTATTATTTTAACCATGGGAATTTGAGCTTCACTTACCGCCGTCAATACAGCCTTTATGTAGGGTATCGTTACAATTTCTGA